Below is a window of Solanum stenotomum isolate F172 chromosome 7, ASM1918654v1, whole genome shotgun sequence DNA.
TGTTTGTTCGTTTGTGCATGAATGTTGCAGATGATTGACGACCAGGACCTGGGTTTCTTTGCCAACTTTCTTGGTATCTTTATTTTTGTGCTGGTGGTCGCTTACCATTATGTGATGGCAGATCCCAAATACGAAGGCAATTGAAAGTTGTTACTGTAGAATTAGCTTGGGCAAAAATAGTTATGTTTATTTGCCTTTGGCAGCTCTATATGATAGAtattgaattttgatgttacGCAACATTTATAATTACTGAGCATGGACTTTTATGTGACTGCTTCTGGTCCATAGAAACTTGGCTAAAACTATTGATCAGTATTCAGTACATTTGCTTCAAATAGAGTAAATGATGTTATCTTTTCCTTTCCCCTGTTGCTTAATGTTCTAGTAGTGTTTATTGTTCGAAACAAAAGAGATTGTTGTCTCTGTGATTTGCGCCTCTTAAGGATTAAACATTATAGCAcaatatattttgaactttCAACATTAATCTAGATGCATAGTCACCTTATGCCTTACCCTATTTTTACTAAGACCATGTAGATTGATATGTTATGACCATAAAATCATTCATAGTTTAAAATGCCTAGATAATTATGTGCTTGATAAAATGTAAAGAAGATTCAGAATAATATATAGCCTTAGAATTTAGGGAATGTAGAGAGACAACTATATTAGAGCTACAACTTTATGCTTTTGTGTCCATTGATCATATGGATTTGCTTATAGTAACTTCAGAATCCTGTAGCAGATTCTTATGAACAAATTGGTTCACCCAAAGGGTCTTCCCACTTCACCAATTCTTTTATCGCGTTGTCGATGTCTCTTACTTCCCTCTCCAAAAAGCTCATGCAAAATTCTAAAGAACACAAACAACCGACAATCGTTCCTCTAAGCTCTATACCTGCAATGTCCCTCACTTTACCACAGACCTCGTTTGAGTTCTGAAGAAAAGAACTCAGAATCATCTCCATCTCCTCGTCGTTTCTTGAATACATTACATCCCCCCTTGGACATGACGAATTCCCTTCTTCAAGATCATTCAATATATTCTGCTCTGGCTGGATTTGAGAAGTTTTTAACAGTCTGATAGAAATAATTTTCTCAAAGGAGCTCACTGAAGAGCTTAGAGCATCATTAAAATGCTGTAAGTTGTTGTTTATGTATTGTTGAAGCTCCCTTTTATCAGGATAATACCTATCGAACGCTTGAGAGAGGAATTCGATATCACAGGACATGAAGAACAGAACATCTGCCATCTTTGACAAAGACATTTGGAGCTTTTGGTAACAAGAAATTGGAAAAGGAATAAACCAGAATCTAGGTTCCAAGACTGCATCTTTAATGAACTTTTCCAAGTCTTGGACTTGAGATTTCAGATTCCTTTGCTTCTCCATTAACCCCTTTCGTCTTGAATCAACTACCATGTGTTTAGTGCATTCATTGATTGTTCCTTGGATTAGATAGAGATGTTTTTTTACTAAAGTTGCTGAACTTGTAGGTTGCAGGATAAGTTCAACAACGACGAAACAAGCTAGTCCAATGAAGGCCTCGGTGAGTCTGTAAATTGCGAATACACTAGGTGGACCATAACTTTTTCTGCCTAAAATCAGTAGTGAACCTATTACTGCTGCTGTTCCCCCTGCTTGAGTGAACATCCTACTATGCCTTAAAAATGTGGTGAAAATTATCCATGGGAGAAGAGATAAGAACCTTATTTGCGcgactttttgaaaaatagtgCAGGCAAGTACACCATACACTGATCCTATAGCTGTTCCTTGTGCTCTTGCATTTGCTTCTGTGAAAATTGCTTGTTTCCTTGTAACAAAGCTGAGGGCTATTGTGAGGCCTGACCAGTAACCATTTTCAGTATTAAATAGCAGACCAAGCAACACAGCCAGTCCTAATGAAAATGAACACTTGAACGCGAATACCACCATTCTCTCATTGATTATTAGCATAGTCCTATCAATGCAGACTCGTCTGCAACACGATGTGTTACTACTACTACTTCTTTCTGTTGTGGCTCTAAGTCCTTCGTTTATAGGTGCGATCGTTTCAGAGTCACTCACGCACATTCTGAAACAAGATAAGAAGAAGAGTGCTGCTTGATCTTGTTTTGTTGGTAAGATTGGTTCATTAGAATGCCTAGAAGAGTACTCCTTCTCAAACTCCCCTTCTGTTACTGAATTATGTGGTAAAAATGATCTATCTTGCCCCATTATTTGACCAAGAAACATCATAACATGATGTGTGACTTTAAAAAGCTCTTTATCTATCATTCTTGTGGGAAAAATTGGGTAAGAAGTTATAGCCAATTCCATTCCTTTCATTGAAATATCCATGTTTTGTAAACCAAGTCCTGGATCTGTGAAATTGTGATTCAAGTATCTCAACCAAGGTTTCTCCCATTGCAAACCTTCCTATAAGTATAAGAGGGACCATTTAGATTATTGAACAATAACATGTTCATTTCACGTATGGATATTGAACTTTATTTACGTTATAACAATAAAGTCACGAACTAGCTTTAGACATATTAAAAGTAGAACACCATAAAACTATTTTTACTCGCATTTTTAACTAACTGAACTTTACCTACTATAACAGTAACAATCAAGTCAAGTCAGGATATAGGTTTTGTCATTATGATCGGTTAAGTTTAGTGACTTTACTGTTATAATGGttattttaatgtgaaaaaataatttagtaactTTACTGTTATAGTAGATAAAGTTCAGCGATCGTATTTAGCTTACCTCCAAGAATTTGATAGTTTCAAGAAGCTTAGTTCCTGTATCAGTAAAGGGCTTTGTTTGAGAAATTAGCTCCATGGTTATTTGATCATCTTGTGTATGAATGgctttcaaatataaatttattcttCCTGTTGCACTTTCTGCATAAATTTGGTATAATTTTTTCACCTGTCAtataataaatcaatatttattactatatatatatacattagcaatcaatataaatgaatttttggCACTTTTTTATGGTCCAAATGAATGAAGTATATGCACAATACTTCTTACACTTTAGCTTCGCTTCTGGTCCTACGTCTTATTTATTTGTGACGTCGAGGAGTTGTATGATGTGAAAATCTTTACACGTTTTTCCACAATAGTGACATGACATGATGTTATAAATTCAATTATCAAAACATTGAATGAAGTAATGCAACAACTATATATATGTGTACAAAACCCCACacatatttacttatatagttgTACAAAACCCCACACATATTTACTCCAAAATGTGCATAATCTCTTTCCCCATGTTTacaatttttaatcaaacagACTGGAAATTAATATCTGTGAATTTTATATTATGGACCATAAAAGAGTACCATaccaatcaaattaaataatataatcaatCAAACTGTCATAAGAATAAGGCAACTTATATCTACCACAAAAAAAAGTGCAGTGGGCATATGTCAAgttgaacataaaaaaaaattattttgctcGGATATCAAAATAGTTTGAGTTAATAAATT
It encodes the following:
- the LOC125871718 gene encoding uncharacterized protein LOC125871718, with translation MPTTMVAKRARVMWWMRLHSAIRTALACIIVGCVTLYSPPSLAKQLAFPSFSYVMSIFIVSDATLGHALRGCWHACLATLQTMPLSMLGLWLHNYVATDHYSPEVAALMVAVSAFLVALPESTDLMCKRIAFGQLVIVYVDAVIHGLYVNSPMMHPLRIAFSTLLGALASILALLLPYPWLAYHEVKKLYQIYAESATGRINLYLKAIHTQDDQITMELISQTKPFTDTGTKLLETIKFLEEGLQWEKPWLRYLNHNFTDPGLGLQNMDISMKGMELAITSYPIFPTRMIDKELFKVTHHVMMFLGQIMGQDRSFLPHNSVTEGEFEKEYSSRHSNEPILPTKQDQAALFFLSCFRMCVSDSETIAPINEGLRATTERSSSSNTSCCRRVCIDRTMLIINERMVVFAFKCSFSLGLAVLLGLLFNTENGYWSGLTIALSFVTRKQAIFTEANARAQGTAIGSVYGVLACTIFQKVAQIRFLSLLPWIIFTTFLRHSRMFTQAGGTAAVIGSLLILGRKSYGPPSVFAIYRLTEAFIGLACFVVVELILQPTSSATLVKKHLYLIQGTINECTKHMVVDSRRKGLMEKQRNLKSQVQDLEKFIKDAVLEPRFWFIPFPISCYQKLQMSLSKMADVLFFMSCDIEFLSQAFDRYYPDKRELQQYINNNLQHFNDALSSSVSSFEKIISIRLLKTSQIQPEQNILNDLEEGNSSCPRGDVMYSRNDEEMEMILSSFLQNSNEVCGKVRDIAGIELRGTIVGCLCSLEFCMSFLEREVRDIDNAIKELVKWEDPLGEPICS
- the LOC125871803 gene encoding dolichyl-diphosphooligosaccharide--protein glycosyltransferase subunit 4A, which translates into the protein MIDDQDLGFFANFLGIFIFVLVVAYHYVMADPKYEGN